The Clostridioides difficile genome has a segment encoding these proteins:
- the grdF gene encoding sarcosine reductase complex component B subunit beta, which produces MSKIRVVHYINNFFAGIGGEEKADIPPEKRSGVVGPGMAFQSQFKDEAEIVSTVICGDTYFGENIEDATRELLKMIKEEKPDLFIAGPAFNAGRYGVACGTICKAVEEELNIPVITGMYKENPGVDMFKLDLHIIATGNSAASLRKVVPIMSRLGLKLVKNEEVGPPEVEGYIMRGIRKNFFHELRGSERAIEMLVKKMNGEKFETEYPMPEFDRVTPVEAIKDLSKIKLALVTSGGIVPTDNPDKIESSSATKYGIYDLTGMNSMSNKDFTTIHGGYDRAYVLENPNLVVPLDVVREFERDGVIGELANYFITTTGTGTSVGNSKRFGEEFSKKLIEDKVEAVILTSTUGTCTRCGATMVKEIERAGIAVVHVCTVVPISLTIGANRIVPAVGIPYPLGNPKLGEEESKKIRKNIVLKALNALKEDVEGQTVFE; this is translated from the coding sequence ATGAGTAAAATCAGAGTTGTTCACTATATAAATAATTTCTTTGCTGGTATAGGAGGAGAAGAAAAAGCAGATATTCCGCCAGAAAAAAGAAGTGGAGTAGTAGGGCCTGGAATGGCATTTCAAAGTCAATTCAAAGATGAAGCGGAGATAGTTTCAACTGTAATTTGTGGAGACACATATTTTGGAGAAAATATTGAAGATGCTACTAGAGAACTTTTAAAAATGATAAAAGAAGAGAAACCTGATTTATTTATTGCAGGGCCAGCATTTAATGCAGGTAGATATGGAGTAGCCTGTGGAACTATTTGTAAAGCAGTTGAAGAAGAACTAAATATTCCTGTAATTACAGGAATGTACAAAGAAAATCCAGGTGTAGATATGTTTAAACTAGATTTACACATAATAGCTACCGGAAATTCAGCAGCTAGTCTTAGAAAGGTAGTTCCAATAATGTCAAGACTAGGACTTAAATTAGTTAAGAATGAAGAAGTAGGACCTCCTGAAGTAGAAGGATATATAATGAGAGGAATAAGAAAAAATTTCTTCCATGAACTTAGAGGTTCTGAAAGAGCAATTGAAATGTTGGTTAAGAAAATGAATGGAGAAAAATTCGAGACTGAGTATCCAATGCCAGAATTTGATAGAGTTACACCTGTAGAGGCTATCAAAGACTTATCTAAAATAAAACTTGCACTAGTAACTTCTGGAGGGATAGTTCCAACTGATAATCCAGATAAAATCGAATCTTCAAGTGCTACTAAGTATGGTATTTATGATTTAACAGGCATGAATTCTATGTCAAATAAAGATTTTACAACTATACATGGAGGTTATGATAGAGCATATGTACTTGAAAATCCAAACTTAGTTGTGCCATTAGATGTAGTTAGAGAATTTGAAAGAGATGGTGTAATTGGAGAATTGGCAAATTACTTTATAACTACTACAGGTACTGGAACAAGTGTAGGTAATTCTAAGAGATTTGGAGAAGAATTTTCTAAAAAATTGATAGAAGATAAAGTAGAGGCTGTAATTTTAACATCTACATGAGGTACTTGTACTCGTTGTGGAGCAACGATGGTAAAAGAGATTGAAAGAGCAGGCATAGCAGTTGTCCATGTTTGTACTGTAGTACCAATATCACTTACAATAGGAGCAAATAGAATTGTTCCAGCAGTAGGTATACCATACCCACTTGGAAATCCAAAGCTAGGGGAAGAAGAAAGTAAAAAAATTAGAAAGAATATAGTTTTGAAAGCCTTAAATGCATTAAAAGAAGATGTAGAAGGTCAAACAGTATTTGAATAA
- the grdG gene encoding sarcosine reductase complex component B subunit alpha, which translates to MKLELGNIFIKNVEFGEKTEVKDGILYVNSKEIEHIALEDERIVGVNVELARPGESIRIAPVKDVIEPRVKVGDESKIFPGIINKVKTVGSGRTHVLSGACVITCGNIVGFQEGVIDMSGLTAKYTPFSKTNNVCIVIKAKDGIETHDYEEAARIAGLKIGAYIGEAGKEIEPDEIVVYETKPLLKQVKEYPDLPTVAYVHMLQSQGLLHDTYYYGVDAKQIVPTFMYPTEIMDGAIISGNCVAPCDKVTTFHHLNNPVIHDLYKRHGKDLNFIGVILTNENVFLVDKERSSDMVAKLVEFLGVDGVLVTEEGYGNPDTDLMMNCRKCSEVGASVVLITDEFPGKDGKSQSIADATKEADALVSCGQGNLVVHFPAMEKIIGTLDYVEMMIGGYKGCLNDDGSMDAELQIIIASTIANGYNHLTARYY; encoded by the coding sequence ATGAAGCTAGAGCTAGGGAATATATTTATAAAGAATGTTGAATTTGGCGAAAAAACGGAAGTAAAAGATGGCATATTATATGTGAATAGTAAAGAAATAGAGCATATAGCTTTAGAAGATGAAAGAATTGTAGGTGTGAATGTTGAACTTGCAAGACCTGGCGAATCAATAAGAATAGCACCAGTTAAAGATGTCATAGAACCTAGGGTTAAAGTTGGAGATGAAAGCAAAATATTTCCTGGAATTATTAACAAAGTAAAGACTGTAGGAAGTGGAAGAACTCATGTACTTTCAGGAGCTTGTGTTATAACTTGTGGAAATATAGTTGGATTTCAGGAAGGTGTAATTGATATGAGTGGTCTTACTGCTAAATACACACCTTTTTCAAAAACAAATAATGTATGTATTGTTATAAAGGCAAAAGATGGCATAGAAACTCATGATTATGAAGAAGCGGCTAGAATAGCTGGATTAAAGATAGGTGCGTATATAGGAGAAGCAGGCAAGGAAATTGAACCAGATGAAATAGTAGTATATGAAACAAAACCATTATTAAAACAAGTGAAAGAATATCCAGACCTACCAACAGTAGCATATGTCCATATGTTGCAATCACAGGGACTTTTACATGATACTTATTATTATGGAGTTGATGCTAAGCAAATAGTCCCAACATTTATGTATCCGACTGAAATAATGGATGGAGCTATAATATCTGGAAATTGTGTTGCACCATGCGATAAAGTGACTACTTTTCACCACTTAAATAATCCAGTTATACATGATTTGTATAAAAGACATGGAAAAGACTTAAATTTTATAGGTGTAATTTTAACTAATGAAAACGTATTTTTAGTCGACAAAGAAAGAAGTTCTGATATGGTTGCAAAGTTAGTAGAATTTTTAGGTGTTGATGGAGTATTAGTAACAGAAGAAGGATACGGAAATCCAGACACTGACCTTATGATGAATTGTAGAAAGTGTAGTGAAGTTGGAGCAAGTGTGGTTTTAATAACTGATGAGTTTCCTGGAAAAGATGGAAAAAGTCAATCTATAGCAGACGCTACTAAAGAGGCAGATGCACTTGTTTCTTGTGGTCAGGGAAACTTAGTAGTCCATTTTCCTGCTATGGAAAAAATTATAGGAACTTTGGATTATGTAGAAATGATGATTGGTGGATATAAAGGATGCTTAAATGATGATGGAAGTATGGATGCAGAATTACAGATTATAATAGCATCAACTATAGCAAATGGTTATAATCATTTGACAGCAAGATATTATTAA
- a CDS encoding sigma-54 dependent transcriptional regulator encodes MMKILVVDDELEYGTIMKKILQKNGYVVNIALSGEEAISIIKKDKNYDLILSDVMMKNMDGVQLLDKIKAINKNIEVILVTGYGSIENAVEAMKRGALSYFIKSNPIETLLEEIEKVKIEKEVVCTQKNNLDFTLESKNKGFNNIIKIAEKAACKDVNILILGESGVGKDVLARYIHSLSPRRNEIFVPVNCCSFSENLLESELFGHEKGSFTGAVDNRKGRFELSNKGTLFLDEIGDIPLNVQVKLLRTLEEKSIERIGSNKSIKVDFRLICAMNKEPKIEMLNGNIREDFFYRISTITITIPPLRNRREDLNTLIDFFLNKYQIEHDKKISSIDKEVVDFLINYDYPGNIRELKNIINRLVVLSEGSKLSKDNLNLISNNINIDDKISIRPLREIRKEFECEYIEKVLSLCGNNISNTAKKLEISRRQLTNKISEYNIK; translated from the coding sequence ATGATGAAAATACTAGTAGTTGATGATGAACTAGAGTATGGAACAATAATGAAAAAAATTTTGCAAAAGAATGGCTATGTGGTAAATATAGCACTAAGTGGAGAGGAAGCTATAAGTATTATTAAGAAAGATAAGAATTACGATTTGATTTTATCTGATGTTATGATGAAAAACATGGATGGAGTACAACTTTTAGATAAAATTAAAGCTATTAATAAAAATATAGAAGTTATATTAGTTACTGGATATGGAAGTATTGAAAATGCAGTTGAAGCCATGAAAAGAGGAGCTTTATCTTATTTTATAAAAAGCAATCCTATTGAAACTTTATTAGAAGAAATAGAAAAAGTAAAAATAGAAAAAGAAGTGGTTTGTACACAAAAAAATAATTTGGACTTTACTTTAGAATCTAAAAATAAGGGTTTTAATAATATAATAAAAATCGCAGAAAAAGCTGCCTGTAAAGATGTAAATATACTAATTCTTGGAGAATCTGGAGTAGGAAAAGATGTTTTAGCTAGATATATACATAGTCTAAGCCCAAGAAGAAATGAAATATTTGTACCTGTAAACTGTTGTTCTTTTTCCGAAAATTTATTGGAGTCTGAGTTATTTGGACATGAAAAAGGTTCTTTTACTGGAGCAGTAGATAATAGGAAAGGTAGATTTGAACTTTCAAATAAGGGTACTTTATTTTTAGATGAAATAGGTGATATACCTTTAAATGTGCAAGTAAAATTGTTAAGGACACTTGAAGAAAAATCTATAGAGAGAATAGGAAGTAATAAGTCTATTAAAGTTGACTTTAGATTAATTTGTGCAATGAATAAAGAACCTAAAATAGAAATGTTAAATGGCAATATAAGAGAAGATTTTTTTTATAGAATAAGTACAATAACAATAACTATACCACCTTTAAGAAATAGAAGAGAGGATTTAAATACACTTATAGACTTTTTTTTAAATAAATACCAGATTGAACATGATAAAAAAATATCCTCAATTGATAAAGAAGTAGTAGATTTTCTAATAAATTACGATTATCCAGGGAATATAAGAGAACTAAAAAATATAATCAATAGGTTAGTAGTTTTAAGTGAAGGAAGCAAGTTATCAAAAGACAATTTGAACTTAATATCAAACAATATAAACATAGATGATAAAATAAGTATTAGACCTCTAAGAGAAATAAGAAAAGAATTTGAGTGTGAATATATTGAAAAGGTTCTATCTCTATGTGGAAATAATATTTCAAATACAGCAAAAAAATTGGAGATTAGCAGAAGACAATTAACTAATAAAATATCAGAATATAATATTAAATGA
- a CDS encoding transporter substrate-binding domain-containing protein, with protein sequence MNKKKIVIIGIIYSLLVVVSLTNMYVGMEYNLNIFEYVKKSLPFTEEEKQWLKKHENLVYSSDQSSPPLRYKGQEDGQYKGIVVDLINSLSIQIGRDFYFKPNTWWKESFINPVDDSIRFFDLIPSKERENKFIFTDPIYTLSANILKDKKLQNINSYRDLKGKTIAIPEGDYSINFLKQRVDNIDIVLTPDIKTGVNYLMSGKVDAVVGDEPVLQYYLINYELSDKYNVLNTPIYTKKAVLAVPKQYEELVGILNKGIFRLQKNGVYKDLNKKWYSIYNEIDEVLYDRGIIPSIYIFIGIILISIYIFYSYTYLLKIEIKSKTEEVIENKKALEATFNSITDIIMLIDESYNIVESNKVFYDFISEIQYKKEELIDIIKNIIESTFSENTHKTSEIEFSNKILKISTFPVEYKKNNIEYIVALIKDITNDKIIEAKLLRDNKMISIGQLASGVAHEIRNPLGIIRNNCYLLKDNVTIEEVRDCVKSIESNVDRASNIITNLLNFARISDDSLENINIRNFIENIVKLQYKVLQLKNVEIKINCRKDLVCYINGESLKHVFINLISNSVDAVHEDGKIIINCYVKESCLFIDFKDNGDGIKESVLKDIFNPFYTTKPIGEGTGLGLYITYNEIKKNNGDISVKSQLGIGTCFYIKIPLNKEVTI encoded by the coding sequence GTGAATAAAAAAAAGATAGTAATTATAGGGATTATTTATTCATTGTTAGTTGTAGTTTCACTCACAAATATGTATGTAGGTATGGAGTATAATTTGAATATATTTGAATATGTTAAGAAATCACTTCCATTTACAGAAGAGGAAAAACAATGGCTAAAAAAACATGAAAATTTAGTTTATAGCTCTGACCAGAGTTCTCCCCCTCTTAGATACAAAGGTCAAGAAGATGGTCAATACAAGGGAATTGTTGTTGATTTAATTAATTCCCTATCAATCCAAATAGGTAGAGATTTCTATTTTAAACCAAATACATGGTGGAAAGAATCCTTTATAAATCCAGTGGATGATAGTATAAGATTTTTTGACTTAATTCCATCAAAAGAAAGAGAAAATAAGTTTATATTTACTGACCCAATTTATACATTGAGTGCAAATATATTAAAAGATAAAAAATTACAGAATATAAATAGTTATAGAGATTTAAAAGGAAAAACAATAGCAATACCAGAGGGTGACTATTCTATAAACTTTTTAAAACAAAGAGTTGATAATATAGATATTGTGTTGACTCCAGATATAAAAACTGGAGTCAATTATTTAATGTCAGGCAAAGTAGATGCAGTTGTTGGTGATGAGCCAGTATTACAATATTATTTAATAAACTATGAACTCTCAGATAAATACAATGTTTTAAATACTCCTATTTATACCAAAAAGGCAGTTCTTGCTGTGCCTAAACAATATGAAGAATTAGTTGGTATTTTAAACAAGGGAATTTTTAGACTTCAGAAAAATGGTGTATATAAAGATTTAAATAAAAAATGGTATTCTATATATAATGAAATTGATGAGGTATTATATGATAGAGGAATCATACCAAGCATTTATATTTTTATAGGCATAATTTTGATATCTATTTATATTTTTTATAGTTATACATATTTACTAAAAATAGAAATAAAAAGTAAAACAGAAGAAGTAATAGAAAATAAAAAGGCATTAGAGGCTACATTTAATAGTATCACAGACATAATAATGCTTATAGATGAGAGTTACAATATAGTTGAATCAAATAAAGTATTTTATGATTTTATCAGTGAGATACAATATAAAAAAGAAGAACTGATTGACATAATAAAAAATATTATTGAAAGTACATTTTCTGAAAATACACATAAAACAAGTGAAATAGAATTTAGTAATAAGATTTTAAAAATAAGTACCTTTCCTGTAGAGTATAAAAAAAATAATATTGAATATATAGTAGCTCTGATTAAAGACATAACTAATGATAAAATAATAGAAGCAAAACTACTTAGAGATAATAAAATGATATCTATAGGACAGTTAGCTTCTGGAGTAGCACATGAAATAAGAAATCCTCTAGGAATAATAAGAAATAATTGTTATCTTTTAAAAGATAATGTTACTATAGAAGAGGTAAGAGATTGTGTAAAATCAATAGAAAGTAATGTAGATAGAGCGAGTAATATAATAACGAACTTATTAAATTTTGCAAGAATATCAGACGATAGTTTAGAAAATATAAATATAAGAAATTTTATTGAAAATATAGTAAAACTTCAGTATAAAGTTTTACAGTTAAAAAATGTTGAAATAAAGATAAACTGTAGGAAAGATTTAGTGTGTTACATAAATGGAGAGTCTTTGAAACACGTATTTATAAATTTAATATCTAATTCAGTAGATGCAGTACATGAAGATGGCAAAATTATTATAAATTGTTATGTGAAAGAGAGTTGTTTATTTATAGATTTTAAAGACAATGGTGATGGTATAAAAGAAAGCGTTTTAAAAGATATATTTAATCCTTTTTATACTACAAAGCCAATTGGTGAAGGAACTGGATTAGGTTTATACATTACATATAATGAGATTAAAAAGAATAATGGAGATATAAGTGTAAAAAGTCAATTGGGAATTGGTACTTGCTTTTATATAAAAATTCCGCTAAATAAAGAGGTGACTATATGA
- a CDS encoding GntP family permease, translated as MQITTFGAIFGLLVAIILIIKKFQAVYSLMLGAFVGGIIGGASITETVDFMATGAMNISPSILRALASGVLAGSLIKTGAVDKISEQIVKVLGEKRALLSIAASTMVLAGVGVNLDVSVITVAPIGLYIGRKLNYSKLAILLAMLGGGKAGNIISPNPNTIAVAGNFSVNLSSVMIANVIPAIVGIVITVVLASALTNKGNKVESYELLEQREDLPNLFKSLCGPIVAIFLLFLGNISPIVIDPMVALPIGGIVTLIATGNLKNTREYLSFGLSKMQGVCILLLGTGTIAGIIQMSELQQSTIGILQYLNMPQFLLAPISGILMSLATASSTAGATIASSTFSDAILSGGLSPISGASIVNAGSSVFEQLPHGSLFHTSAGSINMDIGERFKLIPYEALIGIVMTIVSTSIQLIL; from the coding sequence GTGCAAATAACAACTTTTGGAGCTATATTTGGCTTATTAGTAGCAATTATTTTAATTATAAAGAAATTTCAAGCTGTATATAGTTTAATGTTAGGGGCATTTGTTGGAGGAATAATCGGAGGAGCAAGTATAACAGAAACTGTAGATTTTATGGCAACTGGAGCTATGAATATCTCGCCATCAATTCTTAGAGCTTTAGCATCAGGTGTATTGGCTGGAAGTCTAATAAAAACGGGAGCAGTTGATAAAATATCAGAACAAATAGTAAAGGTATTAGGAGAAAAGAGAGCCTTACTTTCTATAGCTGCTTCAACAATGGTACTTGCAGGAGTAGGTGTAAATTTGGATGTATCTGTAATAACTGTAGCACCAATAGGCTTATACATAGGCAGAAAATTAAACTATTCTAAATTAGCAATACTTTTAGCCATGTTAGGTGGAGGGAAAGCAGGTAATATAATATCACCAAATCCAAATACTATTGCAGTAGCAGGAAATTTCTCAGTAAATCTATCTAGTGTTATGATAGCAAACGTAATTCCAGCGATTGTTGGTATTGTGATTACAGTTGTTTTGGCAAGTGCATTAACAAATAAAGGAAACAAGGTAGAATCATATGAACTTTTGGAACAAAGAGAAGATTTACCAAATTTGTTTAAGTCATTATGTGGTCCAATTGTAGCTATATTTTTATTGTTTTTAGGAAATATATCGCCTATAGTAATAGACCCCATGGTTGCACTTCCTATAGGAGGAATAGTAACCTTAATCGCTACAGGAAATTTGAAGAATACAAGAGAGTATTTATCTTTTGGATTATCTAAGATGCAAGGTGTATGTATATTATTACTCGGAACAGGGACTATTGCAGGGATAATACAAATGTCTGAATTACAACAGAGTACAATAGGCATACTACAATATTTAAATATGCCACAATTTTTATTAGCACCAATTTCAGGTATACTTATGTCCCTGGCAACAGCATCATCAACAGCTGGGGCTACTATAGCATCATCAACTTTTTCTGATGCTATATTAAGTGGTGGATTATCACCAATTTCAGGAGCATCAATTGTTAACGCAGGTTCTAGTGTATTTGAACAATTACCACATGGTTCATTATTTCATACTAGTGCAGGTAGTATAAATATGGACATAGGTGAAAGGTTTAAATTGATTCCATATGAAGCACTAATAGGGATAGTAATGACTATAGTTTCAACATCTATACAATTAATCTTATAA
- a CDS encoding helix-turn-helix domain-containing protein, which yields MNDLNLGEKIAEVRKKQNLSIRDLAKLADVTPSLLSQIERGLANPSVNSLKSIASSLNVPLFTFFVSEVDKKSLIVRHDSRKKVILPGSNDVVYEVLIPDSSGNLEFAIMDLAPNTSSCVDRITHNGDEIAYILEGEVKLFMDDDEFTLFKGDSVKVPLGTKHKWQNDSNNESKVVFAVIL from the coding sequence ATGAATGATTTAAATTTAGGAGAAAAAATAGCTGAAGTTCGAAAAAAACAAAATCTAAGTATTCGAGATTTAGCAAAACTAGCAGATGTTACACCATCATTATTAAGCCAAATAGAACGAGGTCTTGCTAATCCATCTGTAAATTCATTAAAATCTATAGCCTCTTCTCTAAATGTTCCTCTATTTACATTTTTTGTATCTGAAGTAGATAAAAAAAGTTTAATAGTGAGACATGATAGTAGAAAGAAAGTTATTTTACCTGGAAGTAATGATGTTGTATATGAAGTTTTAATTCCAGATTCTAGTGGTAATTTAGAATTTGCTATTATGGATTTGGCTCCAAATACATCTTCTTGTGTCGATAGAATTACTCATAATGGAGATGAAATTGCATACATTTTAGAGGGAGAAGTCAAACTTTTTATGGATGATGATGAATTTACTTTATTTAAAGGTGATAGCGTTAAGGTTCCTTTAGGAACAAAGCATAAGTGGCAAAATGACTCTAATAATGAAAGCAAAGTAGTTTTTGCAGTTATACTATAA
- a CDS encoding YjjG family noncanonical pyrimidine nucleotidase gives MKKYKFIFFDADDTLFDFKKSESYAFKKLLSKFGLDFDFEKCIKIYRNTSDKLWLDLEKNTITLDELKLLRFEVFAKKMKLNVDPIILSKMYLNLLGECTFLMPDTLDVLSYLKDKYKIIIITNGISNVQNNRLKNSEIKKYIDGMIVSEEVKVSKPNPEIFKYAFEKSNCYDKTSALMIGDSLTSDILGGINSGIDTCWLNSNNSINHTSYIPTYEINNLIALKNLL, from the coding sequence ATGAAGAAATATAAATTTATATTTTTTGATGCTGATGATACTTTATTTGATTTTAAAAAGAGTGAATCTTATGCTTTTAAAAAACTTTTATCTAAATTTGGATTAGATTTTGACTTTGAGAAATGTATAAAAATATATAGAAATACAAGCGATAAACTTTGGCTTGACCTTGAAAAAAACACTATAACTTTAGATGAGCTTAAACTACTTAGATTTGAAGTTTTTGCAAAGAAAATGAAATTAAATGTTGACCCTATAATTCTTAGCAAAATGTACTTAAATCTTTTGGGAGAATGTACTTTTTTAATGCCAGATACACTTGATGTATTATCATATCTTAAAGACAAGTACAAAATTATCATAATAACGAATGGAATTTCTAATGTCCAAAATAATAGACTTAAAAACTCAGAAATAAAAAAATATATTGATGGAATGATTGTATCAGAAGAAGTAAAAGTATCAAAACCAAATCCTGAAATATTTAAATATGCATTTGAAAAGTCTAACTGTTATGATAAAACTTCTGCTTTGATGATTGGTGATAGTTTAACTTCAGATATATTAGGAGGAATAAATTCAGGAATAGATACTTGTTGGCTAAACTCCAATAACAGCATAAATCATACTAGTTATATACCAACTTATGAAATAAATAATCTCATTGCATTAAAAAATTTATTATAA
- a CDS encoding methyltransferase — translation MFSDMTLLQYINSEDRGFFLPDMGTNGLFLINKKAYEVYDSVDIQLELARTMDKYFESDFIYSFCDGITFCETLGLETLRPDYDFPSVLTHTVTDSEKLRKLDVPDPYTSGRMPLNLESLSLISKNIKKPLYESIQGPFTLAGQLAGATQLLRCIITDKKFVEELLEFTTELVRRYAVAANKAGAKYISIAEPTSVTLNKTRFDEYIVKNLNKIYDELDCWKGMHICGDTRELLDNMLSCNIDAVSLDQILDYEEIAPRIPKDIVLIGNLDPIKLLGRSTPDKITKETLKLLKKMRKYDNFLCDFGCNCLNTTPVENLQAAIKAGRISYKELDRIDMNELE, via the coding sequence ATGTTTTCAGATATGACTTTATTGCAATATATAAATAGTGAAGATAGAGGATTTTTCCTGCCTGATATGGGTACAAATGGTTTATTTTTGATAAATAAAAAAGCATATGAAGTATATGATAGTGTAGATATACAATTGGAATTAGCAAGAACTATGGACAAATATTTTGAATCAGATTTTATATATTCATTTTGTGATGGGATTACATTTTGTGAGACTCTAGGATTAGAAACACTAAGACCAGATTACGATTTTCCAAGTGTATTGACACATACAGTAACAGATAGTGAAAAGTTAAGAAAGTTAGATGTACCAGACCCTTACACAAGTGGACGTATGCCACTAAATCTAGAAAGCTTGTCACTAATATCAAAAAACATCAAAAAACCATTATATGAATCAATACAAGGTCCATTTACTCTTGCAGGTCAATTAGCTGGAGCTACACAACTTTTAAGGTGCATAATAACTGATAAAAAATTTGTGGAGGAATTATTGGAATTCACTACCGAGTTAGTAAGAAGATATGCTGTAGCCGCAAATAAAGCAGGTGCAAAATATATTTCAATAGCAGAGCCAACATCAGTAACTTTAAACAAGACTAGATTTGATGAATATATAGTAAAAAATTTAAATAAAATATATGACGAACTTGATTGTTGGAAAGGTATGCATATATGTGGAGATACAAGAGAATTGTTGGATAATATGTTAAGTTGTAATATAGATGCAGTAAGTTTAGACCAAATTCTAGACTATGAAGAGATTGCACCAAGAATTCCGAAAGATATAGTTTTAATTGGAAATTTAGACCCAATAAAACTTCTTGGACGTTCTACACCTGATAAAATCACAAAAGAAACACTAAAGCTGTTAAAAAAGATGAGAAAGTATGATAATTTCTTATGCGATTTTGGTTGTAATTGTTTAAATACAACACCAGTAGAAAATTTACAAGCAGCTATAAAAGCAGGAAGAATTAGTTATAAAGAATTAGATAGGATTGATATGAATGAGTTGGAATAA
- a CDS encoding cobalamin-dependent protein (Presence of a B(12) (cobalamin)-binding domain implies dependence on cobalamin itself, in one of its several forms, or in some unusual lineages, dependence on a cobalamin-like analog.), whose amino-acid sequence MDILEKIAECILNMGVNNIEDLVKKAIEENINIEDIYEYGLNKGMIGALDKFENKEYYLSEVIVCTDALNKGINILKETGKIKKKSKGVILMSVVEGDTHEIGKNIVKVMVEATGYKVIDLGVNRKSEDIIEEAIKNNADIIGLSSMMTTTMENMKSVINKLNRLNLSKRPRVIIGGGPVSMDFAEEIGADGYSPNAPKAVKLIDKLIGGEI is encoded by the coding sequence ATGGACATACTTGAAAAGATAGCAGAATGTATATTAAATATGGGTGTAAATAATATAGAAGATTTGGTAAAAAAGGCCATAGAGGAAAATATTAATATAGAGGATATATATGAATATGGGTTGAACAAGGGTATGATAGGTGCTTTAGATAAGTTTGAGAATAAAGAATACTATCTTTCGGAAGTGATAGTATGTACAGATGCATTAAACAAAGGTATTAACATTTTAAAGGAGACTGGAAAGATAAAGAAAAAATCAAAAGGAGTAATTCTAATGTCTGTAGTAGAAGGTGATACTCATGAGATTGGAAAAAATATTGTAAAAGTAATGGTTGAAGCGACTGGATACAAAGTAATTGATTTAGGTGTAAATAGAAAAAGCGAAGATATAATAGAAGAAGCTATAAAAAACAATGCAGATATAATAGGTTTATCTTCAATGATGACAACAACAATGGAAAACATGAAATCAGTAATAAATAAGCTTAACAGACTTAATTTAAGTAAAAGGCCAAGGGTAATAATTGGTGGAGGTCCTGTAAGTATGGATTTTGCAGAAGAGATAGGTGCAGATGGATATAGTCCAAATGCTCCAAAGGCAGTTAAATTAATAGACAAACTTATAGGAGGAGAAATTTAG